In Rhodococcus rhodochrous, a single genomic region encodes these proteins:
- the aroC gene encoding chorismate synthase, which produces MLRWITAGESHGPALVAMLEGMVAGVEVTSNDISEQLARRRLGYGRGARMKFEADKVTVIGGVRHGRTMGGPIAIEIGNTEWPKWETIMAADPVDAELLEGQARNAPLTRPRPGHADFAGMLKYGFDDARPVLERASARETAARVAAGTVARNFLRQAFGAEVVSHVISIGASDPYVGPEPGVDDLTAIDASPVRAYDKAAEESMIAEIEAAKRDGDTLGGIVEVVVHGLPVGLGSYVSGADRLDARLAAALMGIQAIKGVEVGDGFETARRRGSAAHDEMKPGPDGVLRSSNRAGGIEGGMTNGEALRVRAAMKPISTVPRALSTVDMTTGDEAVAIHQRSDVCAVPAAGVVAEAMVALVVAQAALEKFGGDSLAETVSNIDHYLKGIAARPPR; this is translated from the coding sequence GTGCTGCGTTGGATAACTGCTGGAGAATCCCATGGTCCCGCCCTCGTCGCGATGCTCGAGGGGATGGTTGCCGGAGTCGAGGTGACGTCGAACGACATCTCGGAGCAACTCGCGCGACGGCGACTGGGCTACGGCCGCGGCGCACGCATGAAGTTCGAGGCCGACAAGGTCACCGTGATCGGTGGCGTCCGGCACGGACGCACAATGGGCGGCCCGATCGCGATCGAGATCGGCAACACCGAATGGCCCAAGTGGGAGACCATCATGGCCGCCGACCCGGTCGATGCCGAACTGCTCGAAGGCCAGGCGCGCAACGCGCCGCTGACCCGTCCCCGTCCCGGCCACGCCGACTTCGCGGGCATGCTCAAGTACGGCTTCGACGATGCGCGTCCCGTCCTCGAGCGCGCGAGCGCCCGGGAGACCGCAGCACGCGTGGCGGCCGGCACCGTCGCCCGGAACTTCCTGCGCCAGGCGTTCGGCGCCGAAGTCGTCTCGCACGTCATCTCCATCGGTGCATCCGACCCCTATGTCGGCCCCGAACCCGGTGTCGACGATCTCACCGCGATCGACGCGAGCCCCGTGCGCGCCTACGACAAGGCCGCCGAGGAATCGATGATCGCCGAGATCGAGGCCGCGAAGCGCGACGGCGACACCCTCGGTGGAATCGTCGAGGTCGTGGTGCACGGGCTGCCCGTGGGCCTCGGTTCGTACGTCAGCGGTGCCGATCGCCTCGACGCGCGACTGGCCGCGGCCCTCATGGGGATCCAGGCCATCAAGGGCGTCGAGGTCGGCGACGGCTTCGAGACCGCGCGCCGCCGCGGCAGCGCCGCCCACGACGAGATGAAGCCCGGCCCCGACGGTGTGCTCCGCTCGAGCAATCGCGCCGGCGGCATCGAAGGCGGCATGACCAACGGTGAGGCCCTGCGTGTGCGGGCGGCGATGAAGCCGATCTCCACCGTGCCCCGTGCCCTGTCGACGGTCGACATGACCACCGGCGACGAGGCCGTCGCGATCCACCAGCGTTCCGATGTGTGCGCGGTGCCCGCGGCGGGTGTCGTCGCCGAGGCGATGGTCGCCCTCGTCGTCGCGCAGGCCGCTCTCGAGAAGTTCGGCGGCGACTCGCTCGCCGAGACCGTGAGCAATATCGACCACTACCTGAAGGGCATCGCGGCGCGGCCGCCGCGGTGA
- a CDS encoding prepilin peptidase, which translates to MLRVVTGETGVLAMMVLGAGVGAIVRMVVGRTAGRRPPPGLCKAACAAVALVAVSVTTGTAAAVGAAMFGWWCVCLSAVDLLVRRLPNVLTLGGATTILGVAAATGHGRAAFAGAFLLAAPLLVTHLAVPRSMGAGDVKLALGLGAVTGLAGPSAVLVGALLPPVLTAGAALFLRLREAGRGGACAAPRALPHGPSMCAAAALAVISTG; encoded by the coding sequence ATGCTCCGGGTCGTGACAGGGGAGACGGGTGTGCTCGCGATGATGGTCCTCGGCGCGGGCGTGGGAGCGATCGTCCGCATGGTGGTGGGACGGACGGCCGGTCGTCGGCCGCCGCCGGGTCTGTGCAAGGCGGCATGCGCGGCAGTCGCACTCGTTGCGGTCTCGGTGACCACGGGCACCGCGGCGGCCGTCGGAGCAGCGATGTTCGGATGGTGGTGCGTGTGCCTGAGCGCCGTGGACCTGCTCGTGCGGCGTCTGCCGAACGTGCTGACCCTCGGGGGAGCGACCACGATCCTCGGCGTGGCCGCGGCGACCGGGCACGGCCGGGCGGCGTTCGCCGGTGCGTTCCTGCTCGCGGCACCGTTGTTGGTCACGCACCTCGCGGTGCCGCGGTCGATGGGTGCGGGTGACGTCAAACTCGCCCTCGGTCTCGGTGCCGTCACCGGACTCGCCGGTCCCTCGGCAGTGCTCGTCGGAGCACTGCTTCCACCTGTACTCACCGCAGGTGCGGCCCTGTTTCTGCGGCTCCGGGAGGCCGGCCGAGGGGGAGCGTGTGCCGCTCCGCGCGCGCTTCCGCACGGACCGTCGATGTGTGCCGCCGCGGCACTGGCGGTGATCTCGACGGGTTGA
- the aroB gene encoding 3-dehydroquinate synthase: MTEPVRIDVETAQPYPVIIGRGLLGDVVEELSGTRTVAIFHQPTLTATAEAVREALAETGIDAHRIEIPDAEDGKELAVAGFCWEVLGRIGLTRSDAVISLGGGAATDLAGFVAATWMRGVRVYHIPTTLLAMVDAAVGGKTGINTEAGKNLVGSFHEPSAVFVDLATLETVPRNEIVAGLAEVIKTGFIADPVILDLIEKNPEAALDPAGSVLPELIRRSVEVKAKVVAADLKESSLREILNYGHTLGHAIERRERYRWRHGAAVSVGLVFAAELGRLAGRLDDVTADRHRAILESVGLPTTYDPDAFSDLLKGMQTDKKNRAGMLRFVVLDGLAKPGRLEGPDPTLLAAAYSEVARQGKADAGTVLL, encoded by the coding sequence GTGACCGAACCGGTACGCATCGACGTCGAGACCGCCCAGCCCTATCCGGTGATCATCGGCCGGGGACTGCTCGGCGACGTCGTCGAAGAACTGTCCGGCACGCGGACCGTCGCGATCTTCCACCAGCCGACGCTCACCGCGACGGCCGAGGCCGTGCGGGAGGCGCTCGCCGAGACGGGCATCGACGCCCACCGCATCGAGATCCCCGACGCCGAGGACGGTAAGGAACTCGCCGTCGCCGGATTCTGCTGGGAGGTGCTCGGCCGCATCGGCCTGACCCGCTCGGATGCCGTCATCAGCCTCGGCGGCGGTGCCGCCACCGATCTCGCGGGCTTCGTGGCCGCGACGTGGATGCGTGGTGTGCGGGTCTACCACATCCCCACCACGCTGCTGGCGATGGTCGACGCCGCCGTGGGCGGCAAGACCGGCATCAATACCGAGGCGGGCAAGAACCTCGTCGGTTCCTTCCACGAGCCCTCCGCGGTCTTCGTCGACCTCGCGACCCTCGAGACGGTGCCGCGCAACGAGATCGTGGCCGGCCTCGCCGAGGTGATCAAGACCGGCTTCATCGCCGATCCGGTGATCCTCGACCTGATCGAAAAGAACCCCGAGGCCGCGCTCGATCCCGCCGGGTCGGTGCTGCCCGAGCTGATCCGGCGATCGGTAGAGGTCAAGGCGAAGGTGGTCGCGGCCGACCTCAAGGAGTCGAGTCTGCGCGAGATCCTCAACTACGGTCACACCCTCGGCCACGCCATCGAGCGTCGTGAGCGGTACCGCTGGCGCCATGGCGCCGCCGTGTCGGTGGGCCTGGTCTTCGCCGCCGAGCTCGGCCGGCTCGCCGGGCGTCTCGACGACGTCACTGCCGACCGGCACCGCGCGATCCTCGAATCCGTGGGCCTGCCCACGACCTACGATCCCGACGCCTTCTCCGATCTGCTCAAGGGCATGCAGACCGACAAGAAGAACCGCGCCGGCATGCTCCGGTTCGTCGTCCTCGACGGGCTCGCGAAGCCCGGCAGGCTCGAAGGACCCGACCCGACCCTGCTCGCGGCCGCCTACTCCGAGGTCGCGCGTCAAGGCAAGGCCGACGCGGGAACCGTCCTGCTCTGA
- a CDS encoding shikimate kinase: MSPRLVLIGPPGAGKSTIGRRVANALELPLLDTDAEIERVTGRTIPEIFSQDGEPAFREIEEEVVARALDTHDGVVSLGGGAILSERTRARLAGHTVVYLEISVAEGLRRTGAVGAAGTRPLLAGGDPAQKYRDLMRRRRPLYRQAATIRVRTDGRSPGRVVQQVLAKLEAADAATSQTISEDRSPTP; encoded by the coding sequence ATGTCGCCTCGCCTGGTACTCATCGGCCCGCCGGGAGCGGGCAAGTCGACGATCGGTCGTCGGGTTGCGAACGCACTCGAGCTGCCCTTGCTCGACACCGACGCCGAGATCGAGCGTGTGACCGGCCGGACCATCCCCGAGATCTTCTCCCAGGACGGCGAACCGGCCTTCCGGGAGATCGAGGAGGAGGTCGTCGCGCGGGCCCTCGACACCCACGACGGTGTGGTGTCCCTGGGAGGGGGAGCGATCCTCTCGGAGCGCACCCGCGCGCGACTGGCCGGACACACCGTCGTGTACCTCGAGATCAGCGTGGCGGAAGGACTGCGTCGCACCGGTGCGGTCGGCGCAGCAGGTACCAGGCCGTTGCTGGCCGGCGGTGATCCGGCCCAGAAGTACCGCGACCTCATGCGTCGCCGCCGCCCGCTGTACCGGCAGGCGGCGACCATCCGGGTGCGCACCGACGGCCGCAGCCCCGGGCGGGTCGTCCAGCAGGTGCTCGCCAAACTCGAAGCGGCGGACGCCGCGACCAGCCAGACCATCAGCGAGGATCGGAGCCCCACACCGTGA